Part of the Candidatus Aminicenantes bacterium genome, AGCCTGAAGATATGCAATGGATTCCATTTTCTCCGAAATTCAAAACCCTGGCGTTGCATCGGATCTTTCCCGAGGGCATCCGCATCCCCGAGTACTTTGTGGGAAAAAACATCATCCACCTGCCCACGGTGAAAACCCATTCCTACACCACCTACACCGGAGCAATGAAAAACGCTTTCGGCGGGCTGCTGAATGTGAAGCGTCACTACACCCACACCTGGATTCATGAAACCCTGGTGGATCTGCTGGCCATCGGTCGCGAGATCCATTCCGGTATGTTCGCGATCATGGATGGCACAACCGCGGGTTCGGGACCTGGCCCCAGAACCGTGATCCCCCACGACAAAAACATCCTGCTGGCTTCGGCGGACCAGGTGGCCATTGATGCGATTGCCGCGTCCATGATGGGATTCAATTGGCGTGACCTGCCGTGCATAGCCCTGGCCCATGAACACGGGCTGGGCGTCGGAAACCCCAAACAGATCCGCATTGTGGGAGATGAGGACGTCACCAAAGAAAACTGGCATTTCGACGTGGGCGTAAACCTGGCCACCGGCGTGGGCCGGCTTTTATGGCACGATACACCCTTACGCCATCTGCAGAAACTCTTTTTCCACACCCCCCTGGTCAAAGTGTTTATTCTTGCATCCGAACTGTATCATGACCGCATCTGGTATCCCGTCAAGGGGCGCAAAGTGGTTCAACAGTGGTTAAAGGAATCGCCCTGGGGGCGCCTGTTTGAATCCTACCCGGGCTGAACCGGTTTCCCGGGCCGTTGACTTTTCGCCCCTTCGCGGCTACAATGCATTTTCTGTTTCGCACCCGTGAGCCATGATTTTTACTTCTCAAGCTTTCCTCTTGTTTTTTGCCGTGGTCTTCAC contains:
- a CDS encoding DUF362 domain-containing protein; protein product: MSGATVAVVRTTPESVVDDVQRVCRLAGIKEALDPGATTILKDNITWHNLFPGVNTTPWQLEGTIRCLKSEGFADLAAVHNHTVVTLPEKGEKDLKFSPQYKAFDIPVLFNFKPEDMQWIPFSPKFKTLALHRIFPEGIRIPEYFVGKNIIHLPTVKTHSYTTYTGAMKNAFGGLLNVKRHYTHTWIHETLVDLLAIGREIHSGMFAIMDGTTAGSGPGPRTVIPHDKNILLASADQVAIDAIAASMMGFNWRDLPCIALAHEHGLGVGNPKQIRIVGDEDVTKENWHFDVGVNLATGVGRLLWHDTPLRHLQKLFFHTPLVKVFILASELYHDRIWYPVKGRKVVQQWLKESPWGRLFESYPG